The Streptomyces sp. NBC_00344 genome includes a window with the following:
- a CDS encoding sugar ABC transporter substrate-binding protein, which yields MNRAAVTGSLALTVASALTLTACGGSGGAGVAADAKQTLTVWAMGTEGEKLGDVAKEYEKSHSNITVKVTPIGWDVAHQKLVAAAAAGKLPDVAQMGGSYLGEFADMGVLEPVDTKTVHEGDYFPAAWQQGSYDRKVYGVPWYVDTRVLFYRTDLARKAGVDKAPATMAALRSAAEAYRKKAGTKWGLSIQPGGLDTVQSFYPFLYSAGGAILDKDGKAVVNSAAAVKALENYGSYFGKNLSEKSVRPGYDVTKDFNTGAVPMFFGGPWITNLLDENYPGLKGKWAVAPVPADQASVSYAGGSSLAVSADSDHKAAARQFVSYLTDAKGQADWFDRTNDLPANTAAWKSGELATDPTMKVWRKQMDTARTIPSQPKLTEITSKVDTAIESVTQGKSTAKEALDKAQSEIEGLVR from the coding sequence ATGAACCGCGCCGCCGTAACCGGGTCGCTTGCCCTCACCGTGGCGTCTGCGCTCACCCTCACCGCCTGTGGCGGCTCGGGTGGCGCCGGCGTGGCAGCCGACGCCAAGCAGACGCTGACCGTCTGGGCCATGGGGACGGAGGGGGAGAAGCTCGGCGACGTCGCCAAGGAGTACGAGAAGTCCCACTCCAACATCACCGTCAAGGTCACCCCGATCGGATGGGACGTGGCCCATCAGAAGCTGGTGGCCGCGGCCGCCGCCGGAAAGCTGCCCGACGTGGCGCAGATGGGCGGCAGCTACCTGGGCGAGTTCGCCGACATGGGCGTCCTGGAGCCGGTGGATACCAAGACCGTCCACGAGGGCGACTACTTCCCCGCCGCCTGGCAGCAGGGTTCGTACGACCGCAAGGTCTATGGCGTCCCGTGGTACGTCGACACGCGCGTGCTGTTCTACCGCACCGACCTCGCCCGCAAGGCCGGTGTCGACAAGGCCCCGGCCACCATGGCCGCGTTGCGGAGCGCCGCCGAGGCGTACCGGAAGAAGGCCGGCACCAAGTGGGGACTGTCCATACAGCCGGGCGGCCTGGACACCGTGCAGAGCTTCTACCCGTTCCTTTACTCGGCCGGGGGAGCCATCCTCGACAAGGACGGCAAGGCCGTCGTGAACTCCGCCGCCGCCGTCAAGGCGCTGGAGAACTACGGCAGCTACTTCGGCAAGAACCTCAGTGAGAAGTCCGTCCGTCCCGGCTATGACGTGACCAAGGACTTCAACACCGGCGCGGTGCCCATGTTCTTCGGCGGCCCCTGGATCACGAACCTCCTCGACGAGAACTACCCCGGCCTCAAGGGCAAGTGGGCCGTCGCCCCGGTCCCCGCCGACCAGGCGTCCGTCTCCTACGCCGGCGGTTCCAGCCTTGCCGTCTCCGCCGACAGCGATCACAAGGCAGCCGCCAGGCAGTTCGTCTCCTATCTGACGGATGCCAAGGGTCAGGCCGACTGGTTCGACCGCACCAACGACCTGCCGGCCAACACCGCTGCCTGGAAGTCGGGCGAACTCGCCACCGACCCCACCATGAAGGTGTGGCGCAAGCAGATGGACACCGCCCGGACCATCCCCTCGCAGCCCAAGCTGACCGAGATCACCTCCAAGGTGGACACCGCCATCGAGTCGGTCACCCAGGGCAAGTCCACGGCGAAGGAAGCCCTGGACAAGGCCCAGTCCGAGATCGAAGGCCTCGTGCGGTAG
- a CDS encoding LacI family DNA-binding transcriptional regulator gives MRARTTTERGPTHERRRTVNAAPTVYDVAERSGVSIATVSRVYRSPDSVRAATRERVLAAARQLGYVPSGNARGLASRSTGVLGLCFPDYADPDTVGAEDDDAAMLYSDQIIRGMERAARRHGYALLIAASLEGGPENLVAKVAGRVDGFAVLARTVPTEELEVISRRRPVVMLAGPRAQDPSLDHLDHVEVANEEGQYALTRHLVDDHGLRRLAYIGLADDSPDVEARFRGFGRACREAGIEAGADPALRMPMMTQAEGAHAADLLCEKEAERPDALVFANDQMAVGALQALERRGLRVPDDVVVTGFDGIPLSRLVRPTLTTVRQPMVRLGEEAVELLVQRLSGEREAGPVSLVLPVGLSRRASCGCADQETTPFPVG, from the coding sequence ATGCGCGCACGCACCACCACAGAACGGGGCCCCACCCATGAACGGCGCCGCACCGTGAACGCCGCGCCCACGGTGTACGACGTGGCTGAACGCTCAGGCGTGTCCATCGCGACGGTTTCCCGGGTGTACCGCAGCCCGGATTCCGTACGCGCCGCCACCCGTGAACGCGTCCTCGCCGCGGCCCGGCAGCTCGGATACGTGCCCAGCGGCAACGCCCGCGGCCTCGCCAGCCGTTCCACCGGCGTCCTCGGTCTCTGCTTCCCCGACTACGCGGACCCGGACACCGTCGGCGCCGAGGACGACGATGCCGCGATGCTCTACTCGGACCAGATCATCCGGGGCATGGAGCGCGCCGCCCGCCGCCACGGCTACGCGCTGCTGATCGCCGCCTCCCTCGAAGGAGGCCCGGAGAACCTCGTCGCCAAGGTGGCCGGACGGGTGGACGGCTTCGCCGTACTCGCCCGCACCGTGCCGACCGAGGAGCTCGAAGTGATCTCCCGGCGCCGGCCGGTCGTCATGCTGGCCGGGCCCCGCGCCCAGGACCCCTCCCTCGACCACCTCGACCACGTCGAGGTCGCCAACGAGGAAGGCCAGTACGCGCTGACCCGGCACCTCGTCGACGACCACGGGCTGCGCCGCCTCGCCTACATCGGCCTCGCCGACGATTCACCGGACGTCGAGGCCCGGTTCCGGGGCTTTGGCCGGGCCTGCCGGGAGGCAGGCATCGAGGCCGGTGCCGACCCGGCGTTGCGTATGCCGATGATGACCCAGGCGGAGGGCGCCCACGCCGCCGACCTGCTGTGCGAGAAAGAGGCCGAGCGGCCCGATGCGCTCGTCTTCGCCAACGATCAGATGGCCGTGGGCGCGCTCCAGGCGCTTGAACGGCGTGGACTGCGCGTGCCGGACGACGTCGTCGTCACAGGCTTCGACGGCATCCCGCTCAGCCGCCTGGTCCGTCCCACGCTCACCACCGTGCGCCAGCCGATGGTGCGCCTGGGAGAGGAGGCCGTAGAACTGCTGGTGCAGCGCCTGAGCGGGGAGCGTGAAGCGGGTCCCGTCTCCCTGGTGCTCCCCGTCGGCCTGTCCCGCCGGGCGAGCTGCGGCTGCGCCGACCAGGAGACGACTCCGTTCCCGGTCGGCTGA
- a CDS encoding glyceraldehyde-3-phosphate dehydrogenase, producing MTVNDDAFTNWKNREEIAESMIPIIGKMHRERDVTVLLHSRSLVNKSVVSILKTHRFARQIAGAELSVTETLPFLQALTTLDLGPSQIDIGMLAATYKTDDRGLSVHEFTAEAVAGATGANKIDRREPRDVVLYGFGRIGRLLARLLIEKAGSGTGLRLRAIVVRRGAGEDIVKRASLLRRDSIHGQFQGTITVDEANSRIIANGNEIKVIYSDDPTSVDYTAYGIKDAILIDNTGKWRDREGLSKHLRPGIAKVVLTAPGKGDVPNVVHGVNHDMIKPDEQILSCASCTTNAIVPPLKAMADEYGVLRGHVETVHSFTNDQNLLDNYHDSDRRGRSAPLNMVITETGAASAVAKALPDLDAKITGSSIRVPVPDVSIAILSLRLARETTREEVLDYLRNVSLTSPLKRQIDFTSAPDAVSSDFIGSRHASIVDAGATKVDGDNAILYLWYDNEFGYSCQVIRVVQHVSGVEYPTYPVPVV from the coding sequence GTGACTGTCAATGACGACGCGTTCACCAACTGGAAGAACCGCGAGGAGATCGCGGAGTCGATGATTCCGATCATCGGGAAGATGCACCGGGAGCGGGACGTCACCGTCCTGCTTCACAGCCGGTCCTTGGTGAACAAGTCGGTGGTCAGCATCCTCAAGACCCATCGGTTCGCCCGGCAGATCGCCGGTGCGGAGCTCTCGGTCACTGAGACACTGCCGTTCCTGCAGGCTCTCACCACGCTCGATCTCGGCCCTTCCCAGATCGACATCGGCATGCTCGCCGCGACGTACAAGACCGACGATCGCGGACTGTCGGTGCACGAGTTCACCGCCGAGGCCGTTGCCGGCGCCACGGGCGCCAACAAGATCGACCGCCGCGAGCCCCGCGATGTGGTCCTCTACGGGTTCGGCCGCATCGGCCGCCTTCTCGCCCGCCTGCTCATCGAGAAGGCCGGCTCCGGCACCGGCCTGCGGCTGCGCGCCATCGTCGTCCGCAGGGGCGCCGGCGAGGACATCGTGAAGCGCGCCTCGCTGCTGCGCCGTGACTCCATTCACGGTCAGTTCCAGGGCACCATCACCGTCGACGAGGCGAACAGCCGGATCATCGCCAACGGCAACGAGATCAAGGTGATCTACTCCGACGACCCGACGTCGGTGGACTACACGGCGTACGGCATCAAGGACGCCATCCTCATCGACAACACCGGCAAGTGGCGTGACCGCGAGGGCCTTTCCAAGCACCTCCGCCCCGGCATCGCCAAGGTCGTCCTGACCGCGCCGGGCAAGGGCGACGTCCCCAACGTCGTCCATGGCGTCAATCACGACATGATCAAGCCGGACGAGCAGATCCTGTCCTGCGCCTCCTGCACCACCAACGCGATCGTCCCGCCGCTGAAGGCGATGGCTGACGAGTACGGCGTCCTTCGCGGGCACGTGGAGACCGTGCACTCGTTCACCAACGACCAGAACCTGCTGGACAACTACCACGACTCCGACCGCCGCGGACGCTCGGCACCGCTCAACATGGTCATCACCGAGACCGGTGCCGCCTCCGCGGTCGCGAAGGCGCTGCCCGATCTCGACGCGAAGATCACCGGCAGCTCGATCCGCGTGCCGGTGCCCGACGTCTCCATCGCCATCCTCAGCCTGCGGCTGGCACGCGAGACCACCCGCGAGGAGGTCCTCGACTACCTGCGCAACGTGTCGCTGACCTCGCCGCTCAAGCGCCAGATCGACTTCACCAGTGCACCCGACGCGGTCTCCAGCGACTTCATCGGCTCGCGCCACGCATCGATCGTCGACGCCGGGGCCACCAAGGTCGACGGTGACAACGCGATCCTCTACCTCTGGTACGACAACGAGTTCGGCTATTCCTGCCAGGTCATCCGCGTGGTCCAGCACGTTTCCGGGGTGGAGTACCCGACCTACCCGGTTCCGGTGGTCTGA
- a CDS encoding SpoIIE family protein phosphatase — MSEWNTAKSDDFRGPLDVTRAATVVLDAQDRVIGWSAEAEALLGYPSDEVVGRPVAALLSPWPAAGPQEAEEPAEVPAGSPFGRSEIRLALHRDGHRLRIATALCPLTGGGPAQCVLAAAELGDARLWESRLSMLHGLATQSPVGLGIYDTDLRLTWCNFAYEQQVGQPFEEFHGMRADELYSEGRFVTPGYPDTLDTVMHHVLDTGEPILDLHFRGEPPSDPGTDHLWSCSYYRLQGADGEVIGVCEDAFDISDRYEAQRRLALLVEAGRGVGAALDAVATAEELTSVAVPDFADAVTVDLAAAVLDGDVPGPGNAAEMALVRIATRSVTTRREGGSPAREEQLRSPPFPVDHPPDTPQDRALASGGLVLHENTLVVPLRAGGSTLGLLTFVRAVDSATFDSGEVALADELAARTAVSIDNARRFTRERSAALALQRQLLPQHLPRQSAVDVAHRYLPTDDVSGVGGDWFDVIPLSGTRVGLVVGDVVGHGLQAAATMGRLRTTVRALAQLDLRPDELLKRLDDLVGQTADEMREVPDAQAGGDDLATGATCLYAVYDPVSRRCVMARAGHLPPAIVDSGGEVSFPALPAGPPLGLGGLPFECSEIELPVGSLLALFTDGLVEARGRDVDEGLGTLVRVLGDREKPLEDLCDRIVAELLPEGTAADDTALLLVRTRELAAGSVAEWELPAEPLSVGRARDLANEQLHTWNMDEMSFTTELVVSELVTNAVTHADGPLSLRLIRDRTLLCEVADAGHTSPHLRHSAEDDEGGRGLFIVAQLVQRWGTRYTPSGKTIWTEQALPAAP, encoded by the coding sequence ATGAGTGAGTGGAACACGGCGAAGAGTGACGACTTCCGTGGTCCCCTCGATGTCACCCGGGCTGCCACGGTGGTTCTTGATGCCCAGGACAGGGTCATCGGCTGGAGCGCCGAGGCAGAGGCCCTTCTGGGCTACCCGTCGGACGAGGTCGTCGGGCGGCCCGTGGCCGCGCTCCTCTCACCCTGGCCGGCGGCGGGCCCGCAGGAAGCCGAAGAGCCCGCAGAGGTACCTGCCGGTTCGCCGTTCGGCCGCAGCGAGATCCGCTTGGCGCTCCACCGGGACGGCCACCGGCTGAGGATCGCCACCGCGCTGTGTCCGCTGACCGGCGGCGGCCCGGCTCAGTGCGTGCTCGCAGCGGCCGAACTGGGGGATGCCCGCCTGTGGGAGTCGCGGCTGTCCATGCTGCACGGGCTGGCCACCCAGTCACCCGTCGGCCTCGGTATCTACGACACCGATCTCCGTCTGACCTGGTGCAACTTCGCCTACGAACAGCAGGTGGGGCAACCCTTCGAGGAGTTCCACGGCATGCGGGCCGATGAGCTGTACTCCGAGGGCAGGTTCGTGACCCCGGGATATCCGGACACCCTCGACACGGTGATGCATCACGTTCTCGACACCGGCGAGCCGATCCTCGACCTGCACTTCCGTGGCGAACCGCCCAGCGACCCGGGCACGGATCACCTCTGGTCCTGCTCCTACTATCGCCTGCAGGGGGCCGACGGGGAGGTCATCGGCGTCTGCGAGGACGCCTTCGACATCTCCGACCGTTACGAGGCACAGCGCCGGCTGGCCCTGCTCGTCGAGGCGGGGCGGGGCGTCGGCGCCGCCCTGGACGCGGTCGCCACGGCGGAGGAGTTGACCTCCGTGGCCGTGCCGGACTTCGCGGACGCGGTCACCGTCGATCTGGCCGCGGCCGTACTGGACGGGGATGTGCCCGGCCCGGGAAACGCCGCGGAGATGGCCCTGGTGCGCATCGCCACCCGGTCCGTTACCACCCGCCGAGAGGGCGGCTCCCCGGCCAGGGAAGAGCAGCTGCGCTCTCCGCCGTTCCCCGTCGACCACCCCCCGGACACCCCCCAGGACCGTGCGCTCGCATCGGGCGGTTTGGTGCTCCACGAGAACACCCTGGTCGTGCCGCTCCGGGCGGGAGGCAGCACGCTGGGACTGCTCACCTTCGTCCGCGCCGTGGACTCGGCCACCTTCGACAGCGGTGAGGTGGCGCTGGCCGACGAGCTGGCGGCCCGTACCGCGGTGAGCATCGACAACGCCCGCCGCTTCACCCGGGAGCGCTCCGCGGCCCTCGCCCTGCAACGTCAGCTGCTGCCGCAGCACCTGCCGCGCCAGTCGGCGGTCGATGTCGCCCACCGTTATCTCCCCACCGACGACGTGAGCGGAGTCGGCGGCGACTGGTTCGACGTCATCCCGCTGTCCGGCACCCGTGTGGGGCTGGTGGTGGGGGATGTGGTGGGCCACGGCCTGCAGGCGGCCGCCACCATGGGCCGGCTGCGCACGACCGTCCGCGCGCTCGCCCAACTCGACCTGCGTCCGGATGAGTTGCTCAAACGCCTGGACGATCTGGTGGGACAGACGGCGGACGAGATGAGGGAGGTCCCCGACGCGCAGGCCGGCGGTGACGATCTCGCCACCGGGGCGACCTGCCTCTACGCCGTCTACGATCCGGTCTCGCGGCGATGCGTGATGGCCAGGGCCGGGCATCTTCCGCCCGCGATCGTGGACTCCGGCGGTGAGGTGTCCTTCCCCGCCCTGCCTGCCGGCCCGCCGCTGGGACTCGGCGGCCTTCCGTTCGAGTGCTCGGAGATCGAACTGCCGGTGGGCAGCCTGCTGGCTCTCTTCACCGACGGTCTGGTCGAAGCCCGTGGCCGTGACGTCGACGAAGGTCTGGGCACCTTGGTGCGGGTGCTCGGCGACCGGGAGAAGCCGCTGGAAGACCTCTGCGACCGGATCGTGGCGGAACTCCTGCCGGAAGGCACGGCGGCCGATGACACCGCACTGCTGCTCGTCCGCACCCGGGAGCTGGCGGCGGGCTCGGTCGCCGAATGGGAGCTGCCCGCGGAGCCCCTGTCCGTGGGCCGTGCCAGAGACCTGGCGAACGAGCAGCTTCACACCTGGAATATGGACGAGATGTCCTTCACGACCGAGCTCGTCGTGAGTGAGCTGGTGACCAATGCGGTCACGCACGCCGACGGGCCGCTGAGCCTGCGCCTCATCCGCGACCGCACCCTGCTGTGCGAGGTGGCGGACGCCGGTCACACCTCTCCTCATCTGCGGCACAGCGCGGAGGACGACGAGGGCGGACGTGGCCTTTTCATCGTCGCCCAGCTGGTCCAGAGATGGGGAACGCGCTACACCCCCTCCGGGAAGACCATCTGGACCGAGCAGGCCCTGCCCGCGGCGCCGTGA
- a CDS encoding TolB family protein gives MNLHRKLLVLGVTIIVLAGIALTSVRHAAYRADHRNQAQAGGPPVTAGPVSLSAGPGRQIVFRNMAWGPHRDELSTVPASDPSGPRTASGTKCLRFYAAAGTGVCLQAERGAMRDTYRAVVLDAHLKARAHYPLPGIPTRARVSPSGRLIAWTVFVGGDSYAGTNFSTRTAVLDTRTGRLDKSLEDFRFVRDGRPLHSADINFWGVTFADDQHFYATAATHGTTYLVRGDLRSRSVTTLRTNVECPSLSPDGTRIAFKKRVPGLPADAPWRLYVLDLPSMEETRLAETRSVDDQLVWPDDHTVVYSLPGDYGADLYSVPADGSGTAHRFMRAALAPAYLG, from the coding sequence ATGAACCTGCACAGGAAGCTGCTGGTTCTGGGGGTGACGATCATCGTCCTGGCGGGCATCGCGCTGACGTCCGTGCGACATGCCGCCTACCGTGCTGATCACAGGAACCAGGCGCAGGCCGGTGGCCCACCGGTGACGGCAGGCCCGGTGTCCCTGTCGGCGGGGCCCGGCCGGCAGATCGTCTTCCGCAACATGGCCTGGGGCCCGCACCGTGACGAACTCTCCACGGTCCCGGCGTCGGACCCGTCGGGCCCGCGCACGGCATCCGGTACGAAATGCCTGCGCTTCTACGCGGCCGCCGGCACGGGGGTCTGTCTGCAGGCCGAACGCGGAGCCATGCGGGACACGTATCGCGCAGTCGTCCTCGACGCCCATCTGAAGGCGCGCGCCCACTATCCGCTCCCGGGCATACCGACCAGGGCCCGTGTCTCCCCGTCCGGCCGTCTGATCGCCTGGACGGTATTCGTCGGCGGCGACTCGTATGCGGGGACGAATTTCTCCACCCGAACCGCGGTCCTGGACACCCGGACCGGCCGGCTCGACAAGTCCCTCGAGGACTTCCGTTTCGTCAGGGACGGTCGGCCCCTGCACTCTGCCGACATCAATTTCTGGGGTGTCACCTTTGCGGACGACCAGCACTTCTACGCGACCGCGGCCACGCACGGTACGACCTATCTCGTTCGCGGTGATCTGAGATCCCGCTCGGTCACGACCCTCCGGACGAACGTCGAGTGCCCTTCGCTGTCGCCCGACGGCACCCGGATCGCCTTCAAGAAGCGCGTGCCGGGACTGCCGGCGGATGCGCCCTGGCGCCTGTACGTCCTGGACCTGCCCTCGATGGAGGAGACCCGTCTTGCCGAGACGCGCAGCGTCGACGACCAGTTGGTGTGGCCGGACGACCACACCGTCGTCTACTCGCTCCCCGGCGACTACGGCGCCGATCTCTACTCCGTGCCCGCAGACGGTTCCGGCACCGCGCACCGGTTCATGCGCGCCGCACTCGCGCCCGCCTATCTCGGCTGA
- a CDS encoding MFS transporter yields MYVADSRSSPAAADAARLMSGRRPRVAPTVLALGSVSLITDVSSEMVTAVLPLYLVTGLGLSPLGFGLLDGVYNGFSALVRLVGGHLADRGGRHKSVAALGYGISALCKPLLLMAGSLPLIGAVLAADRTGKGLRTAPRDALISLASAPESRGRAFGVHRAMDTAGALGGPLVAFLILRQAAGGYDAVFSVSFCFAAAGVTVLLLFVPSRTATLPAADDGLRVSLRSAVALLHVRNVRRTALCALLLGLATVSDSFVYLLLQHRTGVPDRWFALLPVGTAAGFLLLAVPLGRLADRVGSWNVFLGGHIALLAAYGLLLPSWRGGALPYAVLALHGCFYAATDGVLMAAAAGSVPAELRSSGLALIQTGQAAARFLCSIAFGAAWTVWGDRTALTTAAAALVFCATGAALLRPAGEEAV; encoded by the coding sequence ATGTACGTAGCAGACAGTCGCAGCTCACCTGCTGCGGCGGACGCCGCCCGGCTCATGTCCGGGCGGCGTCCTCGCGTAGCCCCCACCGTGCTGGCTCTGGGCTCCGTCAGCCTGATCACCGATGTCTCGTCCGAGATGGTCACCGCGGTTCTGCCGCTGTACCTCGTGACCGGGCTGGGCCTTTCGCCACTCGGGTTCGGGCTGCTGGACGGCGTCTACAACGGATTCAGTGCGCTGGTACGTCTGGTCGGCGGGCATCTGGCCGACCGCGGCGGCCGTCACAAATCGGTGGCGGCGCTGGGATACGGGATATCGGCGCTGTGCAAACCCCTGCTGCTGATGGCGGGTTCACTTCCGTTGATCGGAGCCGTGCTCGCCGCGGACCGTACGGGTAAGGGCCTGCGGACGGCTCCCCGCGACGCTTTGATCTCGCTGGCATCCGCTCCCGAATCCCGGGGCAGGGCGTTCGGTGTGCACCGGGCGATGGACACGGCGGGCGCACTGGGCGGCCCCCTGGTGGCCTTCCTGATCCTCAGACAGGCCGCCGGGGGATACGACGCGGTGTTCTCGGTGAGTTTCTGCTTCGCCGCGGCGGGTGTGACGGTACTGCTGCTGTTCGTACCGTCACGAACGGCAACCCTCCCGGCTGCCGACGACGGCCTCCGGGTCTCCTTGAGGTCTGCGGTGGCCCTGCTGCACGTCCGGAACGTGCGGCGAACGGCCCTCTGCGCCCTCCTGCTGGGCCTGGCGACCGTGAGCGACTCCTTCGTCTATCTGCTGCTCCAGCACCGGACGGGGGTTCCGGACCGTTGGTTCGCCCTGCTGCCGGTCGGTACGGCGGCCGGGTTCCTGCTGCTGGCCGTACCGCTGGGACGACTGGCAGACCGGGTGGGCAGCTGGAACGTCTTTCTGGGCGGGCACATCGCACTGCTGGCCGCTTACGGGCTGCTCCTGCCGTCCTGGCGGGGCGGTGCACTTCCGTATGCGGTCCTCGCCCTGCACGGCTGCTTCTACGCCGCAACCGACGGAGTGCTGATGGCCGCGGCGGCCGGTTCGGTGCCCGCTGAACTCCGTTCCAGCGGGCTGGCGTTGATCCAGACCGGTCAGGCCGCGGCGCGGTTCCTCTGCTCGATCGCCTTCGGCGCTGCGTGGACCGTGTGGGGGGACCGCACGGCTCTCACCACGGCGGCTGCCGCCCTCGTCTTCTGTGCCACAGGGGCTGCACTTCTGCGTCCGGCCGGGGAAGAGGCCGTATGA
- a CDS encoding chitinase produces the protein MSNSQEGVLDTAITEHGVKTFTAGFVIGSGCNQIWGDTLPVGNDSYTDPLISKAKSEGASVIVSSGGAAGLPLAWSCSDQSAVNAGYQKIIDSYAPSSLDFDIEGAAIADTAAAARNMSAMKTLKAANPGLSFSVTLPVLPDGLTADGVNIIRAAKDAGVRIDVVNIMTMDYYQGSQDMGQAAISAAKSTLAQLQSVDSGYTYANLGITPMIGVNDDGSVFTTADASTVKSWASTNGVGRLSYWSVNRDQACTSVAAAASPTCSGVSQNRLAFADIFGS, from the coding sequence ATGTCCAACTCCCAGGAGGGTGTGCTCGACACCGCGATCACGGAGCACGGCGTCAAGACGTTCACCGCGGGTTTCGTCATCGGCTCCGGATGCAATCAGATCTGGGGAGACACCCTGCCGGTCGGCAACGACTCCTACACCGATCCACTGATCAGCAAGGCCAAGTCCGAGGGTGCTTCCGTCATCGTGTCGTCCGGCGGTGCGGCAGGACTGCCGCTGGCCTGGAGCTGCAGCGACCAGAGCGCCGTCAACGCGGGTTACCAGAAGATCATCGATTCCTATGCGCCCAGCTCGCTCGACTTCGACATCGAGGGCGCGGCGATCGCGGACACCGCGGCCGCCGCTCGGAACATGAGCGCGATGAAGACACTCAAGGCCGCGAATCCCGGCCTGTCGTTCTCGGTCACCCTCCCCGTCCTGCCCGACGGACTGACCGCCGACGGCGTCAACATCATCAGGGCCGCCAAGGACGCCGGTGTCAGGATCGACGTCGTCAACATCATGACGATGGACTACTACCAGGGCTCCCAGGACATGGGACAGGCCGCGATCAGCGCGGCGAAGAGCACCCTGGCTCAGTTGCAGTCCGTGGACTCCGGTTACACGTACGCCAATCTCGGCATCACACCCATGATCGGTGTGAATGACGACGGCTCGGTCTTCACCACGGCCGACGCCTCGACGGTGAAGAGCTGGGCATCCACGAACGGTGTGGGACGGCTGTCCTACTGGTCGGTCAACCGTGACCAGGCATGCACTTCCGTGGCCGCGGCCGCGTCGCCGACCTGCAGTGGTGTGTCGCAGAACCGGCTGGCCTTCGCGGACATCTTCGGCTCCTGA
- a CDS encoding FGGY-family carbohydrate kinase: MSTTADTARAHAPVVAGIDVATAAVRVLCADAEGRILAEGRAPLPQPVRGPGGLSEQDARTWWPATAAALRQATAALPGGGREVVAVAVSATSGTLVLAGPDGEPVAPALMYDDRRSADLNARAQELGAPRWRALGLAVGPTAALGKFVRFAERARQGQNVLHTPDLMGRKLTGHPVATDWSHALKSGYDPRAGEWATEVFGELGVPASAMPAVQAPGTRSGTVSAAAADETGLPAGCEVRLGMTDGCAGQIATGAVRPGQFVGVLGTTYVLKGVTRELVTDPAGALYSHRHPDGWWLPGGASNTGGEAVASVDPARLPGLDAGAEAQGPASYVSYPLRREGERFPFVSGEARGFSTGAPADEVEAHRAALEGVAFLERLSLERVQALGVEVSGPLHAAGGGSRSALWCRVRATVLNRPLRVAERAETAFGAALLAAAGTLHPDLSASAAAMATAGRTVDPVERERAQLEESYQCFLAELRTRGWLSGG, encoded by the coding sequence ATGAGCACCACCGCTGACACCGCCCGCGCCCATGCCCCTGTCGTGGCCGGTATCGATGTGGCCACGGCCGCGGTGCGGGTGCTGTGCGCGGATGCCGAAGGACGGATTCTCGCCGAGGGGCGCGCACCGCTGCCTCAGCCGGTACGCGGCCCCGGCGGCCTCAGTGAGCAGGACGCCCGCACCTGGTGGCCCGCCACCGCCGCGGCCCTGCGGCAGGCCACCGCAGCGTTGCCGGGCGGCGGCCGGGAGGTGGTCGCCGTCGCCGTCTCCGCCACCTCGGGGACCCTCGTACTGGCGGGGCCGGACGGGGAACCGGTGGCCCCGGCCCTGATGTACGACGACCGCAGGTCCGCAGACCTCAACGCCAGGGCGCAGGAACTGGGCGCACCGCGCTGGCGGGCGCTGGGTCTTGCCGTCGGCCCGACAGCCGCGCTCGGCAAGTTCGTCCGGTTCGCCGAACGGGCGCGCCAGGGTCAGAACGTCCTGCACACCCCGGACCTGATGGGCCGCAAGCTGACCGGCCACCCGGTGGCCACCGACTGGAGCCACGCGCTGAAGAGCGGCTACGACCCGCGCGCGGGGGAATGGGCCACCGAGGTCTTCGGGGAGCTGGGCGTCCCCGCGAGCGCGATGCCCGCTGTACAGGCTCCGGGCACCCGGTCCGGCACCGTGTCGGCCGCCGCTGCGGATGAAACAGGTCTGCCCGCGGGCTGCGAGGTCCGGCTCGGTATGACGGACGGCTGCGCGGGCCAGATCGCCACCGGGGCCGTGCGGCCCGGTCAGTTCGTCGGCGTGCTGGGCACCACCTACGTCCTCAAGGGCGTCACCCGCGAATTGGTCACCGACCCGGCGGGCGCCCTCTACAGCCACCGGCACCCGGACGGCTGGTGGCTGCCCGGTGGAGCGTCGAACACGGGCGGCGAGGCCGTGGCGTCGGTGGATCCGGCCCGTCTGCCGGGCCTCGACGCGGGAGCGGAGGCCCAGGGCCCGGCGTCGTATGTCAGCTACCCGCTGCGCCGTGAGGGCGAGCGGTTCCCGTTCGTCTCCGGTGAGGCGCGCGGCTTCTCCACGGGTGCTCCCGCGGACGAGGTCGAAGCGCACCGGGCAGCGCTCGAGGGGGTGGCCTTCCTGGAACGCCTTTCGCTCGAGCGCGTCCAGGCACTGGGTGTCGAGGTGAGCGGCCCGTTGCACGCGGCCGGCGGCGGGAGCCGCAGCGCATTGTGGTGCCGGGTCCGGGCAACGGTGCTCAACCGGCCGCTGCGGGTGGCCGAACGGGCCGAAACCGCGTTCGGCGCAGCCCTGCTGGCAGCTGCCGGAACTCTTCACCCCGACCTCTCCGCGAGCGCGGCCGCGATGGCCACGGCGGGCCGCACGGTCGATCCGGTGGAGCGGGAGCGGGCCCAGCTCGAGGAGTCGTACCAGTGCTTCCTCGCGGAACTGCGGACGCGGGGCTGGCTGAGCGGCGGCTGA